The DNA sequence CGTATAGCAGAGCATCCAGATGTCATGCTTCCCGCAATGGTCATGATGGACGGGTTTATCATCAGTCATGGAATGGAATCGGCCCATCTGCTGGAGGATAGTGTTGTCAGGGAATTCATAGGGGAGTACAAGCCAGAGCATTCTCTGCTGGATGTAGATCATCCTGTAACCTACGGGGCGTTGGATTTTGCTGACTGGTATTTTGAACACAAACGCCAAGAGTCGGCTGCTCAGGAAAATGTAGCATCTGTAGTTCTGGAAGTGGCCGAAGAGTTTCATAAAATCTCCGGTCGAAAGTATGGACTTTTTGAGGCTTACAGGCTGGATGATGCAGAAATCGCTATAGTTGCGTTGAATTCAACCGCGGGGACCGTCAAGGAGGTATGTGATAGCCTGAGGGAAAATGGGATAAAGGCTGGACTGCTGAAAATCAGGCTTTTCAGGCCATTCCCGCACAAACAGGTATTGGATGCTCTCAGGCATGTGAAAGCCCTGGCTGTTCTGGATCGGGCAGATACTTATTCAACCATGGGAGGGCCGGTTTATATAGATGTTAGGAATGTGATGTATGACGCGCCAGGTCCCAAGATCGTGAATTATATCTATGGGCTGGGCGGGCGTGACCTCGACCTCGATGAAATCACAAAGGTCTACAGGGACCTTCAAGACATTGCATCCACCGGCGTGGTGCAGGAGCCAATAACCTATCTGGGAGTCAGGGAGTGAGGTGATGCGTATGGCAACGCTGAAAGAATTGGCGCGGAAAGAGGAGCTATTGACGGGGGGACATCGAGCATGTGCAGGCTGCGGCGCTCCTGTCGCGCTGCGGCTG is a window from the Bacillota bacterium genome containing:
- the porA gene encoding pyruvate ferredoxin oxidoreductase; translation: MVKAMAITGNEAVAEAMRQVNPDVVAAYPITPQTEIVQIFSTFVADGLVHTEFVPVESEHSALSAVVGASAAGARAMTATSSQGFALMWEVLHIASGMRLPIIMPVVNRALSAPINIHCDHSDTMGARDSGWIQLYSENAQEAYDNLIQAVRIAEHPDVMLPAMVMMDGFIISHGMESAHLLEDSVVREFIGEYKPEHSLLDVDHPVTYGALDFADWYFEHKRQESAAQENVASVVLEVAEEFHKISGRKYGLFEAYRLDDAEIAIVALNSTAGTVKEVCDSLRENGIKAGLLKIRLFRPFPHKQVLDALRHVKALAVLDRADTYSTMGGPVYIDVRNVMYDAPGPKIVNYIYGLGGRDLDLDEITKVYRDLQDIASTGVVQEPITYLGVRE